In a genomic window of Brucella anthropi ATCC 49188:
- a CDS encoding glutamine synthetase beta-grasp domain-containing protein, which translates to MTKYKLEYIWLDGCTPAAGLRGKTQIKEFDAFPTLEQLPLWGFDGSSTMQAEGRSSDCVLKPVAIYPDPARKNGVLVMCEVMMPDGITPHPSNSRATVLEDDDAWFGFEQEYFFYKDGRPLGFPEQGFPAPQGPYYTGVGYKNVGSIARKIVEEHLDLCLDAGINHEGINAEVAKGQWEFQIFGKGSKNAADQIWMARYLLLRLCEQYEIDIEFHCKPLGDTDWNGSGMHCNFSTKYMREVGGKDYFEALMAQFDKNLQDHIDVYGPDNHMRLTGKHETAPWNKFSYGVADRGASIRVPHAFVRDGYRGYLEDRRPNSQGCPYQIASQVLKTISEVPTSEDEALAA; encoded by the coding sequence ATGACCAAGTACAAGCTCGAATACATTTGGCTCGATGGATGCACCCCTGCTGCCGGACTGCGCGGCAAGACGCAGATCAAGGAATTCGACGCTTTTCCGACACTTGAGCAACTGCCGCTCTGGGGTTTCGACGGCTCGTCGACGATGCAGGCCGAAGGCCGCAGCTCCGATTGCGTCTTGAAGCCGGTCGCGATCTATCCTGATCCCGCACGCAAGAACGGCGTTCTCGTGATGTGTGAAGTCATGATGCCGGATGGCATCACGCCGCATCCATCCAACAGCCGCGCAACCGTCCTTGAAGACGATGATGCATGGTTCGGTTTCGAGCAGGAATACTTCTTCTACAAGGATGGCCGTCCGCTCGGCTTCCCGGAACAGGGCTTCCCTGCCCCGCAGGGTCCATATTACACCGGCGTCGGCTACAAGAATGTCGGCTCCATCGCCCGCAAGATCGTTGAGGAACATCTCGATCTCTGCCTCGATGCCGGTATCAATCACGAAGGCATCAATGCTGAAGTGGCCAAGGGCCAGTGGGAATTCCAGATTTTCGGCAAGGGCTCCAAGAACGCCGCCGACCAGATCTGGATGGCCCGTTATCTCCTGCTTCGCCTCTGCGAACAGTACGAAATCGATATCGAATTCCATTGCAAGCCGCTCGGCGATACCGATTGGAACGGCTCGGGCATGCACTGCAACTTCTCGACCAAGTATATGCGTGAAGTGGGCGGCAAGGACTATTTCGAAGCGCTCATGGCTCAGTTCGACAAGAACCTGCAGGACCATATCGACGTTTACGGCCCGGACAACCACATGCGCCTGACCGGCAAGCATGAAACCGCACCATGGAACAAGTTCTCCTATGGCGTTGCCGACCGTGGCGCTTCGATCCGCGTTCCACACGCATTCGTCAGAGATGGATATCGCGGTTATCTGGAAGATCGCCGCCCGAACTCGCAGGGCTGCCCATACCAGATCGCTTCGCAGGTTCTGAAGACGATTTCTGAAGTCCCAACCTCGGAAGACGAAGCACTGGCTGCTTAA
- a CDS encoding ribosomal maturation YjgA family protein, which translates to MQFKFSRSALCFTLMLLALLALLATMGAGLGWIRSFIGDVIAVIFVYAVLRTFIDGNRLLLALIAFLTGVAVEYGQYLAKQFDIVIGNPALRIILGATPDWLDVLAYAIGAGIVVVYLLARRQVKASN; encoded by the coding sequence GTGCAGTTTAAATTTTCGCGATCGGCATTGTGTTTCACGCTGATGCTTCTGGCGCTACTTGCTCTGCTCGCGACAATGGGGGCAGGATTGGGCTGGATCAGAAGCTTCATCGGGGATGTGATCGCCGTCATCTTTGTCTATGCGGTGCTCAGAACCTTTATTGACGGAAACCGCCTGCTGCTGGCCTTGATCGCGTTTCTGACCGGGGTGGCGGTGGAATACGGTCAGTATCTTGCAAAGCAGTTCGATATCGTGATCGGAAACCCGGCCCTGCGTATTATTCTCGGAGCGACGCCGGATTGGCTGGACGTTCTGGCCTATGCGATCGGTGCCGGAATTGTCGTCGTGTATCTGCTGGCACGACGTCAGGTTAAAGCGTCAAACTAA
- the ald gene encoding alanine dehydrogenase, with protein MRVGCPKEIKNHEYRVGLTPAAVREYVAHGHEVWIETKAGAGIGADDASYIAAGAKIAASAKDIFEKCDMIVKVKEPQPSEWAQLREGQLLYTYLHLAPDPEQTKGLLASGVTAIAYETVTDDRGGLPLLAPMSEVAGRLSIQAGATALQKANGGLGILLGGVPGVLPAKVTIIGGGVVGFHAARMAVGLGADVSILDRSLPRLRQLDDIFSGRVHTRYSSIQALEDEVFSADLVIGAVLIPGAAAPKLVTHEMLSGMKKGAVIVDVAIDQGGCFETSHATTHSDPTYEVDGIVHYCVANMPGAVPVTSAHALNNATLHYGLALADRGLRAIAEDKHLRNGLNVHKGRITNKPVAEALGYEAFAPESVLNVA; from the coding sequence ATGCGTGTCGGCTGCCCGAAGGAAATCAAGAACCATGAATATCGTGTCGGACTGACCCCCGCCGCGGTTCGTGAATATGTGGCCCATGGCCACGAAGTCTGGATTGAAACAAAGGCAGGTGCCGGTATCGGTGCCGATGATGCCAGCTACATCGCCGCTGGTGCGAAAATTGCCGCTTCTGCAAAAGACATTTTTGAGAAGTGCGACATGATCGTGAAGGTCAAGGAGCCACAGCCCTCCGAATGGGCGCAGCTTCGCGAAGGCCAGCTTCTCTACACCTATCTCCATCTCGCCCCCGACCCGGAACAGACCAAGGGCCTGCTCGCCTCCGGCGTGACGGCAATTGCCTATGAAACCGTAACGGATGATCGCGGTGGATTGCCGCTGCTCGCCCCGATGTCGGAAGTGGCGGGCCGTCTGTCGATACAGGCCGGTGCGACGGCGCTCCAGAAAGCCAATGGCGGCCTCGGTATTCTGCTGGGTGGCGTGCCCGGCGTGCTACCGGCAAAAGTCACGATCATCGGCGGTGGCGTCGTCGGGTTTCATGCGGCCAGAATGGCAGTGGGACTTGGCGCCGACGTGTCCATTCTGGATCGCTCGCTGCCGCGTCTGCGCCAGCTCGACGATATATTTAGCGGTCGCGTTCATACCCGCTATTCCAGCATTCAGGCGCTTGAAGATGAAGTCTTCTCTGCCGATCTCGTCATCGGCGCCGTGCTGATCCCCGGTGCCGCAGCGCCGAAACTCGTCACCCACGAAATGCTCTCGGGCATGAAGAAGGGGGCAGTTATCGTCGATGTGGCTATCGATCAGGGTGGCTGTTTCGAGACATCCCATGCAACGACACATTCCGATCCCACTTACGAAGTGGACGGAATCGTCCATTACTGCGTGGCCAATATGCCGGGTGCTGTTCCGGTGACCTCGGCGCACGCCCTCAACAATGCCACCCTTCATTACGGTCTGGCGCTTGCCGATCGTGGCCTGAGGGCAATTGCCGAGGACAAGCACCTGCGCAATGGCTTGAACGTTCACAAGGGGCGCATCACCAACAAACCTGTTGCTGAGGCGCTCGGTTATGAAGCTTTCGCGCCCGAAAGCGTTCTGAACGTGGCGTGA
- a CDS encoding Lrp/AsnC family transcriptional regulator, translating into MSNLDPIDLAILRTLQANARITNAELAEKVGLSPSACSRRLDILEKSDVIAGYHARLSQKALEYRMIAIVHISLSGQFAKTLAEFEAAVKRCPNVLVCYLMSGEYDYILRVAARDLEDYERIHRDWLSALPHVVKINSSFALREVIDRPNVGL; encoded by the coding sequence ATGAGCAATCTTGATCCTATCGATCTTGCAATTCTCAGGACATTGCAGGCCAATGCGCGCATCACCAATGCAGAACTTGCGGAGAAGGTTGGATTGTCGCCTTCAGCCTGTTCGCGTCGCCTCGACATTCTGGAAAAAAGCGATGTAATCGCCGGTTATCATGCCCGCCTGTCCCAGAAGGCGCTCGAATACCGGATGATTGCAATTGTCCATATCTCACTCTCCGGACAGTTCGCCAAGACGCTGGCCGAATTCGAGGCTGCAGTGAAGCGTTGTCCCAACGTACTTGTCTGTTATCTGATGTCGGGGGAATATGATTATATTCTGCGCGTTGCGGCGCGTGATCTTGAGGATTACGAGCGCATCCATCGCGACTGGCTCTCGGCTCTTCCGCATGTCGTGAAGATCAATTCCAGTTTTGCGCTGCGTGAGGTGATCGACCGGCCGAATGTCGGTCTCTGA
- a CDS encoding DUF930 domain-containing protein — MPASVVLHLVLATLFLVRLPALPSPASEQSVNVELVQPPPPEKKPQQQTPKTPEQAAPPPQPQAFESASAKQDVKSPPEQDLPPVAPEEIQKPDEPSETAATTDADKAEEKPSVTEGQPSEQLLQAEKPSESGQAAAEKTQTAPKQKADAPKPATPAKKLTRAREIYSKDAMSDPRVKQALGKLAPKDRIIQICGIEALEQVRRHKAGAFPDMLAREGGSVSTTGLTVSDGAFRSQRKWYAIDFTCKVDAETMVIGSFSYNIGRAIPEREWARRQLPRD; from the coding sequence TTGCCAGCCTCAGTGGTCCTGCATCTGGTGCTGGCAACTCTGTTTCTGGTTCGCCTTCCGGCACTCCCTTCGCCGGCTTCGGAACAAAGCGTCAATGTGGAGCTGGTTCAACCACCGCCCCCTGAAAAGAAGCCTCAGCAGCAAACACCAAAGACGCCGGAACAGGCCGCCCCTCCACCGCAGCCACAGGCATTCGAATCTGCCTCGGCGAAGCAAGACGTGAAGTCACCGCCGGAGCAGGACCTGCCGCCCGTAGCGCCTGAAGAAATACAGAAGCCGGACGAACCCTCCGAGACTGCAGCCACAACGGATGCTGACAAGGCGGAAGAAAAACCTTCTGTGACGGAGGGCCAGCCTTCCGAACAGCTTCTTCAAGCGGAGAAACCATCTGAATCCGGTCAGGCCGCCGCGGAAAAAACTCAAACAGCACCGAAGCAAAAAGCCGATGCTCCCAAACCGGCGACGCCTGCCAAGAAACTGACGCGAGCGCGTGAAATCTATTCGAAGGACGCCATGTCCGATCCTCGTGTGAAACAGGCGCTGGGAAAGCTCGCGCCGAAGGACCGGATCATCCAGATTTGCGGCATCGAAGCGCTTGAACAGGTGCGCCGCCATAAAGCCGGTGCTTTTCCGGATATGCTTGCGCGTGAAGGCGGCTCCGTTTCGACAACCGGCCTGACCGTCAGCGACGGCGCCTTTCGCAGCCAGCGCAAGTGGTATGCTATCGACTTCACATGCAAGGTCGATGCGGAAACAATGGTGATTGGCTCTTTCAGCTACAATATCGGCAGGGCAATTCCGGAAAGAGAATGGGCCAGACGACAGCTTCCAAGGGACTGA
- a CDS encoding tyrosine phosphatase family protein, producing MTVHFAPQLTVCGIQELPDQRTRKVTHVLSLVDPDLPELDAFQTFEQHHRVTLRFHDIINVADNHTMPTPDHVNAILQFGSEFQAAQSPQAPSHLLVHCHMGVSRSTAAMVSLMAQANPDETAESLFTRLVAIRPQAWPNSQMIGFADEQLGRRGELTAALRRHYGRQIERTPQFTELMQRLGRHAELQMALRD from the coding sequence ATGACTGTGCATTTCGCCCCGCAACTGACTGTGTGTGGAATTCAGGAACTGCCCGATCAGCGGACGCGCAAAGTCACCCATGTTCTTTCGCTGGTTGATCCGGACCTTCCGGAACTGGATGCGTTTCAGACTTTCGAGCAGCACCATCGTGTAACGCTGCGTTTTCACGACATCATCAACGTAGCCGACAACCACACAATGCCAACGCCCGACCATGTGAATGCGATCCTGCAGTTCGGCTCGGAATTCCAGGCGGCACAGAGCCCGCAAGCGCCGAGCCATCTGCTGGTCCATTGCCATATGGGCGTGTCGCGCTCGACGGCGGCAATGGTTTCGCTTATGGCACAGGCCAATCCGGACGAGACGGCAGAAAGCCTTTTCACCCGCCTTGTCGCCATTCGCCCGCAGGCATGGCCGAACTCCCAGATGATCGGCTTTGCCGACGAGCAGCTTGGACGCAGAGGCGAACTGACCGCCGCATTGCGCAGACATTACGGACGCCAGATTGAACGCACCCCCCAGTTTACCGAATTGATGCAGAGGCTGGGACGTCATGCCGAGCTTCAGATGGCGCTGCGGGACTAG
- a CDS encoding monovalent cation:proton antiporter-2 (CPA2) family protein yields the protein MATEGLGQTLGPAVVLLAAGVVAVPLFRKLGLGSVLGYFAAGALVGPSVFGFFTDPATILHFSELGVVMFLFVIGLEMRPGKLWTMRQQIFGLGLAQVLGCIALLTGAGVLLGLSPITALIAGAGFVLSSTAVIMSMLQERGEIATPDGQKAVSILLLEDLMIVPLLALVAFLSPSQHESGGILGIATAIGAILLLIAVGRWLLDPFFSLLARARAREVLTAGALIVVLGAALLMEASGLSMAMGAFLAGVMLSGSSYRHQIESDIEPFKGLLMGLFFLAVGMSLDLGVVASDWPTVLIFLIAYVITKAIGIYAVARIFGSSHRSALERTLLFAQGGEFAFVLYTSAFGNGLLSARDNALFSTVIILSMAVTPFVLLLGSRLLREEAPSLEGVETAHNLKGRVLMIGFGRFGQIAAQLLLAQRSDVSIIEADPNRIREAGRFGFKIFYGDGSRLDILHHSGADEAEVIMICVDDRKTANRIVELVKSHFPAAKIMVRSYDRTHSIELLKAGVDFELRETFESALLFGKEALCELGLDESLAEDTLRDIRMRDAERLTAQVQGDIYSGADRLLTGVPVPEPLTPPGKVTKLAGDEGSN from the coding sequence ATGGCGACTGAAGGACTTGGACAGACACTCGGGCCTGCGGTGGTTCTGCTTGCCGCCGGTGTCGTGGCGGTGCCGTTGTTTCGGAAACTGGGTCTCGGTTCTGTGCTGGGATATTTCGCTGCCGGTGCCCTGGTGGGGCCTTCGGTCTTCGGCTTCTTCACTGACCCCGCAACGATCCTGCATTTTTCCGAACTCGGCGTCGTCATGTTCCTGTTCGTCATCGGACTTGAAATGCGCCCTGGCAAGCTCTGGACGATGCGGCAGCAGATATTCGGTCTCGGTCTTGCACAGGTTCTTGGCTGTATCGCCCTTCTGACAGGGGCGGGGGTTCTTCTGGGCCTTTCTCCGATAACGGCCTTGATCGCGGGGGCTGGCTTCGTGCTGTCTTCCACAGCGGTCATCATGTCGATGCTGCAGGAGCGAGGCGAAATAGCCACGCCCGACGGCCAGAAGGCCGTTTCCATTCTCCTGCTCGAAGATTTGATGATCGTTCCGCTGCTGGCGCTCGTTGCTTTCCTTTCGCCTTCCCAGCATGAGTCCGGCGGAATCCTGGGCATTGCGACGGCCATTGGCGCCATTTTGCTGCTGATTGCTGTCGGTCGCTGGCTGCTTGATCCGTTCTTCTCCTTGCTGGCGCGTGCGAGGGCGCGCGAGGTTTTGACGGCTGGCGCACTGATCGTTGTGCTCGGGGCCGCCCTGCTGATGGAAGCGAGCGGCCTTTCCATGGCGATGGGCGCTTTCCTGGCCGGGGTCATGCTGTCCGGTTCCAGTTACCGGCACCAGATCGAAAGTGACATCGAGCCGTTCAAGGGGCTCCTGATGGGGCTGTTCTTTCTGGCTGTCGGCATGTCGCTTGATCTCGGCGTGGTTGCTTCGGACTGGCCCACGGTCCTCATCTTCCTCATTGCCTATGTGATTACCAAGGCAATCGGCATCTATGCCGTCGCCCGAATTTTCGGCTCCAGCCATCGTTCGGCGCTCGAACGGACGTTGCTCTTTGCGCAGGGCGGAGAATTCGCCTTCGTGCTTTACACGTCGGCATTCGGTAACGGGTTGCTTTCAGCACGCGACAATGCGCTGTTTTCGACTGTCATCATTCTATCGATGGCCGTGACACCGTTCGTGCTGCTTCTGGGTTCCCGACTTTTGCGCGAGGAAGCGCCTTCTCTCGAAGGCGTTGAAACCGCTCATAATCTCAAAGGTCGGGTGTTGATGATCGGTTTCGGGCGTTTTGGACAAATCGCGGCGCAATTGCTTCTTGCCCAGAGATCGGATGTTTCGATTATCGAAGCCGATCCCAACCGTATCCGTGAAGCCGGGCGGTTCGGTTTCAAGATATTTTATGGCGATGGATCACGTCTCGATATCCTGCATCATTCAGGTGCAGACGAAGCGGAAGTCATCATGATCTGCGTGGATGACCGAAAGACGGCCAATCGCATCGTGGAACTGGTCAAGTCTCATTTCCCGGCAGCAAAGATCATGGTGCGCTCCTACGATCGCACGCATTCCATCGAGTTGTTGAAAGCAGGTGTGGATTTTGAACTGCGCGAAACGTTCGAATCTGCACTGCTTTTCGGAAAGGAAGCGCTTTGCGAGCTTGGTCTGGATGAGAGTCTCGCAGAGGATACGCTACGCGATATTCGCATGCGCGATGCTGAACGGCTGACGGCACAGGTGCAGGGCGATATTTATTCGGGGGCCGATCGGCTGCTCACCGGCGTTCCTGTTCCTGAACCGCTGACGCCGCCCGGCAAGGTTACGAAGCTTGCCGGGGACGAAGGTTCAAACTGA
- a CDS encoding VOC family protein, whose amino-acid sequence MNLIAHVEIPVADLERAMRFYSAVFGVTFGDVVTIHGNRMAYFPFEEGKDGASAALAEGDVYIPTVHGAIIYFNVDNVDTVITKAVQEGSEMLFPKTPVGNGFVAEIRDSEGNRIAIQTT is encoded by the coding sequence ATGAACCTGATCGCTCATGTGGAAATACCGGTAGCTGATCTTGAAAGGGCTATGCGATTCTACTCCGCAGTGTTCGGAGTGACTTTTGGTGACGTCGTTACGATACACGGAAACAGAATGGCCTATTTCCCTTTTGAAGAAGGCAAGGATGGCGCGAGTGCCGCGCTTGCCGAAGGCGACGTCTATATTCCAACCGTGCATGGCGCGATTATCTATTTCAACGTCGACAATGTGGACACCGTCATCACCAAGGCCGTGCAAGAGGGCAGCGAAATGCTGTTCCCGAAAACACCGGTTGGAAACGGCTTTGTCGCGGAGATCAGGGACAGCGAAGGCAACCGGATTGCGATCCAGACTACCTGA
- a CDS encoding TetR/AcrR family transcriptional regulator: MAMNLRIKAMEENRVKLIAAARKAFAEKGYAAASMDELTAEVGLTRGALYHNFGDKRGLLAAVVSQMDGEMAERAQEIAARADNLWEGLLAEGVAYIEAALDPDIQRIVLLDGPAFLGDPSQWPSQNSCLQASRQKIALLIEQGVLKPVDPEAAARLLNGAALNAALWIAASEDPKGVLSKAIDAFRALATGLLAKPV; this comes from the coding sequence ATGGCCATGAACCTGCGCATCAAGGCGATGGAAGAAAACCGGGTGAAGCTGATAGCGGCAGCCCGGAAGGCTTTTGCGGAAAAGGGTTATGCCGCCGCCTCTATGGATGAACTGACTGCGGAAGTCGGCCTGACACGTGGTGCGCTCTACCATAATTTTGGAGACAAGCGCGGGCTGCTGGCGGCTGTGGTCAGCCAGATGGATGGCGAAATGGCCGAACGTGCTCAAGAGATTGCTGCGCGGGCGGATAATCTGTGGGAGGGGCTTTTGGCGGAAGGGGTTGCCTATATCGAGGCGGCACTCGATCCTGATATCCAGCGCATCGTGCTGCTTGATGGACCGGCGTTTCTCGGCGATCCGTCACAATGGCCGAGCCAGAACAGTTGTCTGCAGGCGTCCCGGCAAAAGATTGCTCTTTTGATAGAGCAAGGCGTGCTGAAACCGGTTGACCCGGAAGCCGCCGCACGGTTGCTCAACGGGGCAGCATTGAATGCAGCACTCTGGATTGCCGCCAGTGAAGATCCGAAAGGGGTTCTTTCGAAGGCGATTGATGCCTTTCGAGCGCTTGCAACCGGCCTGCTTGCAAAGCCGGTTTAG
- a CDS encoding RidA family protein, with product MTRRETIFPADRSALYDKHRYSAAIRSGDLLFVSGQVGSRSDGTPEPDFAKQVQLAFDNLEATLKAAGATFDDIVDITSFHTDPENQFEAVLQVKDRIFSAPPFPNWTAIGVNWLAGFDFEIKVIARIPQ from the coding sequence ATGACCAGAAGAGAAACAATTTTTCCCGCCGACCGCAGTGCCCTTTATGACAAGCATCGTTATTCCGCCGCTATCCGCTCGGGCGACCTGCTGTTTGTCTCCGGTCAGGTTGGAAGCCGCAGCGACGGCACGCCCGAACCCGACTTCGCAAAGCAGGTTCAACTCGCGTTCGATAATCTTGAAGCGACACTGAAGGCAGCCGGCGCCACTTTCGATGACATTGTTGATATAACCTCTTTTCATACCGATCCTGAAAACCAGTTCGAGGCCGTCCTGCAGGTCAAGGACCGAATTTTCAGCGCCCCACCTTTCCCCAATTGGACTGCTATCGGCGTCAACTGGCTCGCCGGTTTCGACTTTGAAATCAAAGTCATCGCTCGCATACCGCAATAG
- a CDS encoding MarR family winged helix-turn-helix transcriptional regulator: protein MHLNDLMISDTPRSQFSIRFSLLARRWRRALDIRLAQAGLTDATWVPLVHLHQTGGGLTQKELAALVGIDGSSLVRLLDILCRQGLAERRVDERDSRARLVHLTVQGEKRVAEIHQELAKGEQEMLADLSDNDIAIMLRSFDSIEHRLTLMQSDREQDRE from the coding sequence TTGCATCTCAATGACCTCATGATTTCAGACACTCCCCGCTCTCAATTCAGTATTCGCTTTTCACTGCTGGCACGGCGCTGGCGACGTGCGCTCGACATCCGCCTTGCCCAAGCCGGGCTGACTGATGCGACCTGGGTTCCCCTTGTCCACCTTCACCAGACCGGCGGCGGCCTGACGCAGAAGGAACTGGCTGCCCTGGTCGGCATAGATGGGTCCAGCCTCGTACGCCTCCTCGACATTCTATGTCGGCAAGGCCTGGCGGAACGCCGCGTCGATGAAAGGGATAGTCGTGCAAGGCTGGTTCATCTGACAGTGCAAGGGGAAAAGCGGGTCGCCGAAATTCATCAGGAGCTGGCAAAGGGCGAGCAAGAAATGCTCGCCGATCTGTCAGACAATGACATTGCAATCATGCTTCGCAGCTTTGACAGCATTGAGCACCGACTGACGCTGATGCAATCCGATCGCGAGCAGGACCGAGAATAA
- a CDS encoding FUSC family protein: MKADRSLSGRRHAAYNLLKPQQFRESIALAGQPSLRNSSLAGLQAAATVAIALPLVSLSSWSHLIGFASLGSLVALFGRFAPEAKREWIVLLCAICQTLAVFFMSLATWVGLPLPGQLLLLALSAGIFSFITVTGKFGPPGALIFIFAAGASMTPVASLHVVFERTAATAIVSALACLICALTEKYRHQASPEKPFPSEPSRPTVHRLIAAGRISLGAAIAALTAYALGALHPAWAAMGAVAVMQGAHLHISMNRALQRMAGTLLGALITWLVLAQGPSLWCVIAILAGLQFATEVIIGSNYALGQILVTPMALLMTYLAMPGVSHNGMISERILDTFLGAALAVIFAVICSNRDDRIFLAQHRARK; the protein is encoded by the coding sequence ATGAAAGCGGACCGATCTCTTTCAGGACGGCGCCACGCCGCCTATAACCTTTTGAAGCCTCAGCAGTTTCGAGAAAGCATCGCCCTTGCTGGCCAGCCATCGCTCCGAAACTCATCGCTTGCCGGGCTTCAGGCTGCCGCCACGGTTGCCATCGCGCTTCCGTTGGTCAGCCTGTCTTCGTGGTCGCATCTGATCGGCTTTGCCTCGCTTGGCTCGCTCGTCGCATTGTTCGGCCGGTTTGCTCCGGAGGCAAAACGCGAATGGATCGTCCTCCTGTGCGCGATCTGCCAGACACTCGCGGTGTTTTTCATGTCGCTCGCCACATGGGTTGGCCTGCCCTTGCCCGGCCAGCTTTTGCTGCTGGCACTTTCTGCGGGCATATTCTCTTTCATAACCGTTACCGGCAAATTCGGACCACCCGGCGCGCTCATATTCATCTTCGCAGCCGGTGCCTCCATGACGCCGGTCGCGTCGCTGCACGTTGTGTTTGAGCGTACCGCCGCGACAGCAATCGTCTCGGCTCTCGCTTGCCTGATCTGTGCCCTGACCGAGAAGTATCGTCATCAGGCATCTCCGGAAAAGCCATTTCCGTCCGAGCCGTCACGTCCGACAGTTCACCGGCTTATTGCCGCCGGTCGGATTTCGCTTGGTGCCGCAATTGCCGCGCTGACCGCTTATGCTCTCGGCGCCCTCCACCCAGCCTGGGCAGCCATGGGCGCTGTCGCCGTAATGCAGGGCGCGCATCTGCACATCAGCATGAACCGAGCCTTGCAACGCATGGCAGGTACGCTTCTGGGCGCCTTGATTACATGGCTGGTGCTTGCGCAAGGCCCCAGTCTCTGGTGCGTCATTGCAATCCTGGCCGGGCTGCAATTCGCCACCGAAGTCATTATTGGCAGCAATTATGCGCTGGGGCAGATTCTGGTAACTCCGATGGCGCTTTTGATGACCTATCTGGCAATGCCCGGAGTGTCCCACAATGGTATGATTTCCGAACGTATCCTCGATACGTTTCTAGGCGCAGCTCTGGCGGTCATCTTCGCAGTCATTTGTTCCAATCGCGACGACCGTATTTTTCTCGCCCAGCATAGGGCAAGAAAATAA
- a CDS encoding GlsB/YeaQ/YmgE family stress response membrane protein, giving the protein MGSAGIGWIAAIIIGGLAGWIASNFMNSNTGIFMNVILGIIGAAVASFIFGFLGVSFGGWLGYLIAGFIGACILIWLGRLVS; this is encoded by the coding sequence ATGGGAAGCGCAGGAATTGGCTGGATTGCGGCGATCATCATAGGCGGCCTGGCCGGCTGGATTGCCTCCAATTTCATGAACAGCAATACCGGGATATTCATGAATGTCATTCTCGGTATCATCGGCGCAGCCGTAGCGAGTTTTATTTTCGGATTTCTCGGTGTTTCGTTCGGCGGCTGGCTGGGCTATCTGATCGCGGGCTTTATCGGTGCCTGCATATTGATATGGCTGGGCCGATTGGTAAGTTAG
- a CDS encoding DUF3597 domain-containing protein, translating to MGIFDKIKNAIWGEAQAATPEAETAAQPAPTPTASSTAAAPAPSASAPAAAGAVDVGAILDAAVAKSGQKLNWKTSIVDLMKALGLDSSLEHRKQLAKELGYTGDTGDSATMNVWLHKQVIQKLKDNGGKVPAGL from the coding sequence ATGGGGATTTTCGATAAGATCAAGAACGCCATTTGGGGCGAGGCACAAGCGGCAACTCCTGAGGCGGAAACGGCTGCACAGCCTGCTCCGACACCGACCGCTTCCTCTACTGCCGCCGCTCCGGCGCCATCTGCATCCGCACCCGCTGCCGCGGGCGCTGTCGACGTAGGCGCCATTCTGGACGCTGCCGTTGCCAAAAGCGGCCAGAAGCTCAACTGGAAGACTTCGATCGTCGATCTGATGAAGGCTCTTGGCCTCGACAGCAGTCTGGAGCACCGCAAGCAACTTGCCAAGGAGCTGGGCTATACCGGCGACACAGGCGATTCCGCGACCATGAATGTCTGGCTGCACAAGCAGGTTATCCAGAAACTCAAGGATAATGGCGGTAAAGTTCCCGCCGGATTGTAA